A DNA window from Ostrea edulis chromosome 5, xbOstEdul1.1, whole genome shotgun sequence contains the following coding sequences:
- the LOC125651880 gene encoding uncharacterized protein LOC125651880 isoform X2, with translation MTDARLTLVVLVILQILNISEEKNNVRVVIEKMSFLVSVDHDWFSGCPATIRTPMLVPATPLNETKNINISQCDHGKLTYNVRYPRYPPDPKVASTLTFFASLQKKGNK, from the exons ATGACCGACGCGAGGCTGACCTTGGTTGTGTTGGTGATTCTCCAGATATTAAATATCAGCGAGGAGAAAAATAACGTCAGAGTGGTAATTGAAAAGATGAGTTTCCTTGTATCTGTCGACCATGACTGGTTTTCTGG ATGTCCAGCCACTATTAGGACACCAATGCTGGTCCCTGCTACTCCACTGAATGAAACAAAGAATATAAATATCTCCCAATGTGACCATGGTAAATTGACGTATAATGTACGGTACCCAAGATATCCACCAGATCCGAAAGTGGCCTCG ACACTGACTTTCTTTGCATCTCTTCAAAAGAAAGGAAACAAATAA
- the LOC125651880 gene encoding uncharacterized protein LOC125651880 isoform X1, with the protein MTDARLTLVVLVILQILNISEEKNNVRVVIEKMSFLVSVDHDWFSGCPATIRTPMLVPATPLNETKNINISQCDHGKLTYNVRYPRYPPDPKVASVVDISFSSAYVDNPPTCSIPWNVSYRFPTGQSYSFLPGCFTKVVQPAFDVYSEHSYYFKIYEWKGHFETISEHA; encoded by the exons ATGACCGACGCGAGGCTGACCTTGGTTGTGTTGGTGATTCTCCAGATATTAAATATCAGCGAGGAGAAAAATAACGTCAGAGTGGTAATTGAAAAGATGAGTTTCCTTGTATCTGTCGACCATGACTGGTTTTCTGG ATGTCCAGCCACTATTAGGACACCAATGCTGGTCCCTGCTACTCCACTGAATGAAACAAAGAATATAAATATCTCCCAATGTGACCATGGTAAATTGACGTATAATGTACGGTACCCAAGATATCCACCAGATCCGAAAGTGGCCTCG GTTGTAGATATCTCCTTCTCGTCTGCTTACGTCGACAATCCTCCGACCTGTAGCATTCCTTGGAATGTTTCCTATCGATTTCCAACTGGACAAAGCTACTCCTTTCTACCAGGCTGCTTTACTAAAGTTGTTCAGCCAGCATTTGATGTATACTCGGAACACTCATATTATTTTAAGATCTACGAATGGAAGGGACATTTCGAGACAATCAGTGAGCATGCTTAA